The Nocardioides sp. S-1144 genome includes a region encoding these proteins:
- a CDS encoding 6-phosphofructokinase — MRVGVLTGGGDCPGLNAVIRAVVRKGVKQHGFEFVGYRNGWQGPLEGLTMPLGVDQCRGILPRGGTILGSSRTNPFKIDGGVERIKENMAAAGVDALVAIGGEDTLGVATKLAELDVKVVGVPKTIDNDLSGTDFTFGFDTAVNIATEAIDRLHTTAESHHRVLVVEVMGRHAGWIALHAGIAGGASAVLIPEQPFDIAAICAHVETRFQSEYAPIIVVSEGAVPAEGGDMTLVSGEKDAFGHVRLGGIGDRIASEIEHRTGKEARAVVLGHVQRGGTPTAFDRWLATRFGLQAIDAVADGDFGTMMALRGTRIVRVPLSDGTAHLKLVSPEEYAEAQVFFG, encoded by the coding sequence ATGCGGGTCGGAGTACTCACCGGTGGGGGCGACTGCCCAGGTCTGAACGCGGTCATCCGTGCCGTCGTCCGCAAGGGCGTGAAGCAGCACGGGTTCGAGTTCGTGGGCTACCGCAACGGGTGGCAGGGCCCGCTCGAGGGCCTCACGATGCCGCTCGGCGTCGACCAGTGCCGCGGCATCCTGCCGCGCGGCGGCACCATCCTGGGCTCGAGCCGCACGAACCCGTTCAAGATCGACGGCGGCGTCGAGCGGATCAAGGAGAACATGGCGGCCGCGGGCGTCGACGCGCTCGTGGCGATCGGCGGCGAGGACACGCTCGGCGTGGCCACCAAGCTCGCCGAGCTCGACGTCAAGGTCGTCGGCGTCCCGAAGACGATCGACAACGACCTCTCCGGCACCGACTTCACCTTCGGCTTCGACACCGCGGTCAACATCGCCACCGAGGCGATCGACCGCCTGCACACGACCGCGGAGTCGCACCACCGGGTGCTCGTCGTGGAGGTGATGGGCCGCCACGCCGGCTGGATCGCCCTGCACGCCGGCATCGCCGGCGGCGCGAGCGCCGTCCTGATCCCCGAGCAGCCCTTCGACATCGCGGCCATCTGCGCCCACGTCGAGACCCGCTTCCAGAGCGAGTACGCCCCGATCATCGTCGTCTCCGAGGGCGCCGTCCCCGCCGAGGGCGGCGACATGACGCTCGTCTCCGGCGAGAAGGACGCCTTCGGTCACGTGCGCCTCGGCGGCATCGGCGACCGGATCGCCTCCGAGATCGAGCACCGCACCGGCAAGGAGGCGCGCGCCGTCGTCCTCGGGCACGTGCAGCGCGGCGGCACGCCCACGGCGTTCGACCGCTGGTTGGCCACCCGCTTCGGCCTCCAGGCCATCGACGCGGTCGCCGACGGCGACTTCGGCACCATGATGGCGCTGCGCGGCACCCGCATCGTGCGGGTCCCGCTGAGCGACGGCACCGCCCACCTCAAGCTCGTCAGCCCCGAGGAGTACGCCGAGGCGCAGGTCTTCTTCGGCTGA
- a CDS encoding NADase-type glycan-binding domain-containing protein: MAPPVAPLPAWERPPEPRYPLFADEAPRPVPAAAPVDRDAADAADDEPADSVLPFTDDEPVAWSVAAEDPPGRARRGLLPWLVGAAALLLVAGLGGYLLLTGDADDTAADPAPTAPAAGSDPSSPGGSDSPDADPSPPAEPSTPPTTKSGPNAGGKPRDVAAAASATAPQTARPSRDVGGDVVRYGAGNLLDGRADTAWRMPGDGTGTTLSISLAEATRLTEVGLVNGYAKKVAGYDGYTANRRVTSVEWVFADGTVVPQTLVEGRGLQGIPVDVVSDTVELRLLGVTRPGRGPSGRDYTAISEIGLVGVPI; encoded by the coding sequence GTGGCCCCACCCGTGGCGCCGTTGCCGGCCTGGGAGCGGCCGCCCGAGCCGCGGTACCCGCTGTTCGCCGACGAGGCCCCGCGCCCGGTGCCGGCCGCCGCCCCCGTCGACCGAGACGCCGCTGACGCCGCTGACGACGAGCCGGCCGACTCGGTCCTGCCGTTCACGGACGACGAGCCGGTCGCGTGGTCGGTCGCGGCGGAGGATCCGCCCGGGCGCGCCCGCCGCGGACTGCTGCCGTGGCTGGTCGGCGCCGCCGCGCTGCTGCTCGTCGCCGGCCTCGGGGGCTACCTCCTGCTCACCGGCGACGCCGACGACACCGCCGCCGACCCGGCGCCGACGGCGCCCGCGGCGGGCAGCGACCCGTCGTCCCCGGGCGGGTCCGACTCCCCCGACGCCGACCCCTCGCCGCCGGCCGAGCCCTCCACCCCACCGACCACGAAGTCGGGTCCGAACGCCGGCGGCAAGCCCCGCGACGTCGCCGCGGCGGCCTCGGCGACCGCGCCGCAGACGGCCCGGCCCTCGCGCGACGTCGGCGGCGACGTCGTCCGCTACGGCGCCGGCAACCTGCTCGACGGCCGCGCCGACACCGCCTGGCGGATGCCCGGCGACGGCACCGGGACGACGCTGTCGATCTCGTTGGCCGAGGCGACCCGGCTGACGGAGGTCGGCCTGGTCAACGGCTACGCCAAGAAGGTCGCCGGCTACGACGGCTACACCGCGAACCGGCGGGTGACCTCGGTCGAGTGGGTCTTCGCCGACGGCACCGTCGTGCCGCAGACCCTCGTCGAGGGCCGGGGGCTGCAGGGGATCCCGGTCGACGTCGTCTCCGACACCGTCGAGCTGCGGCTCCTCGGCGTCACCCGGCCCGGCCGCGGGCCGAGCGGGCGCGACTACACCGCGATCAGCGAGATCGGCCTGGTCGGCGTCCCGATCTGA
- a CDS encoding acetate and sugar kinases/Hsc70/actin family protein, with amino-acid sequence MPAASPGSVFPGSGDPGVLVVRVGAGAVAASLGAATARRTVPDADRPEPGALWRATLAAALEVLDAAGPPGPTTVEVVGDGGTVVWWDVDTLGSPLPVARTEDAAAHLAGLAATEPHTWALAVAGRYAAGDVASYLVARMTRGLEHLLLPGPAWDLGRCRDAGVPADILPEPAPRGVPVATTDPATFLGLAVPLTLRAPPAG; translated from the coding sequence GTGCCCGCCGCGTCCCCCGGGTCCGTGTTCCCCGGGTCCGGCGACCCCGGGGTCCTGGTCGTCCGCGTCGGGGCCGGCGCGGTCGCCGCGAGCCTCGGTGCCGCGACGGCCCGCCGCACGGTCCCGGACGCCGACCGGCCCGAGCCCGGCGCGCTGTGGCGCGCGACCCTCGCAGCGGCCCTGGAGGTGCTCGACGCCGCCGGCCCGCCCGGGCCGACGACGGTCGAGGTCGTCGGCGACGGGGGCACCGTCGTGTGGTGGGACGTCGACACGCTCGGCTCACCCCTGCCGGTCGCACGCACCGAGGACGCCGCCGCGCACCTGGCCGGCCTGGCCGCCACCGAGCCGCACACCTGGGCGCTGGCCGTCGCGGGCCGCTACGCCGCGGGCGACGTCGCGTCGTACCTGGTGGCGCGGATGACGCGCGGGCTGGAGCACCTGCTGCTCCCCGGTCCGGCCTGGGACCTCGGCCGCTGCCGGGACGCCGGCGTCCCCGCCGACATCCTGCCCGAGCCCGCGCCGCGCGGCGTCCCGGTCGCGACCACCGACCCCGCGACCTTCCTCGGCCTGGCCGTCCCGCTCACGCTCCGGGCGCCCCCGGCGGGGTAG
- a CDS encoding threonine aldolase family protein → MIDLRSDTLTRPTESMRAAMAGADVGDDVYGEDPTVARLEERVAELLGHEAALFMPTGSMSNVLAVRSVVQPGQEVLCDSSAHIARAELGAHGAYSGVTMRTWTHPRGHVDLDAVRGLFAPDMGPFFVRTAAISVENTHNFAGGTVLPLQLLRDLKELATGLGAAVHLDGARLWNAHVATGTPLAEYGATADVLSVCLSKGLGAPVGSLLVGSADTVAEARIWRKRMGGGMRQVGILAAAGLHALDHHVERLADDHAHARLLAEACGVDPATVETNIVVVQRPDAAAFVERATAAGVRVATVGPTTVRMVTHLDVTRADAERAAAVLSELS, encoded by the coding sequence GTGATCGACCTGCGCTCCGACACCCTCACCCGACCCACCGAGTCGATGCGGGCCGCCATGGCCGGTGCCGACGTCGGTGACGACGTCTACGGCGAGGACCCGACCGTCGCGCGCCTCGAGGAGCGGGTGGCCGAGCTGCTCGGCCACGAGGCGGCGCTGTTCATGCCGACCGGGTCGATGTCGAACGTGCTCGCCGTCCGGTCGGTCGTGCAGCCCGGCCAGGAGGTGCTGTGCGACTCCTCGGCCCACATCGCGCGGGCCGAGCTCGGCGCCCACGGCGCCTACAGCGGCGTCACGATGCGCACCTGGACCCACCCCCGCGGCCACGTCGACCTGGACGCCGTCCGCGGCCTGTTCGCGCCCGACATGGGGCCGTTCTTCGTGCGCACCGCGGCGATCTCGGTCGAGAACACCCACAACTTCGCCGGGGGCACCGTGCTGCCGCTGCAGCTGCTGCGCGACCTCAAGGAGCTCGCCACCGGGCTCGGGGCGGCGGTCCACCTCGACGGCGCCCGGCTCTGGAACGCCCACGTCGCGACGGGCACCCCGCTCGCCGAGTACGGCGCCACGGCCGACGTCCTCTCGGTCTGCCTGTCGAAGGGGCTCGGGGCGCCGGTCGGCTCGCTGCTCGTCGGGTCGGCCGACACCGTCGCCGAGGCCCGGATCTGGCGCAAGCGGATGGGCGGCGGGATGCGCCAGGTCGGCATCCTGGCCGCCGCCGGCCTGCACGCCCTCGACCACCACGTCGAGCGGCTCGCCGACGACCACGCCCACGCCCGGCTGCTCGCCGAGGCCTGCGGCGTCGACCCCGCGACGGTGGAGACCAACATCGTCGTCGTCCAGCGACCCGACGCCGCCGCCTTCGTCGAGCGGGCGACCGCCGCGGGCGTTCGGGTGGCGACCGTCGGACCCACGACGGTGCGGATGGTGACCCACCTCGACGTCACCCGCGCGGACGCCGAGCGGGCCGCGGCGGTGCTGTCCGAGCTCTCCTGA
- a CDS encoding flavin reductase family protein: MTIHSGHPFATGDDPVRRLRGRVGGAVSLWTAGAGSAPGARAGLTVSSLLVAHGEPARLLALVDPDSDLADVVERTGRAVVHLLSWHHRDLADAFAGVAPAPGGPFRMATFDETDAGPRLADAATWAAVSVESAATVGWSLQLTCTVDDLVVGDDDAPLLHRRGRYRTEPSG; encoded by the coding sequence ATGACCATCCACTCCGGACACCCCTTCGCGACCGGCGACGACCCGGTCCGGCGCCTGCGCGGCCGGGTCGGGGGAGCGGTCTCGCTCTGGACCGCCGGCGCCGGATCCGCGCCGGGCGCCAGGGCGGGGCTGACCGTCAGCTCGCTGCTGGTCGCCCACGGCGAGCCGGCCCGCCTGCTGGCCCTGGTCGATCCCGACTCCGACCTGGCCGACGTCGTCGAGCGCACCGGCCGGGCCGTCGTCCACCTGCTGTCGTGGCACCACCGCGACCTCGCCGACGCCTTCGCCGGCGTCGCGCCCGCGCCGGGCGGCCCGTTCCGGATGGCGACCTTCGACGAGACCGACGCCGGCCCGCGGCTGGCCGACGCCGCGACGTGGGCGGCGGTGAGCGTGGAGTCCGCGGCCACCGTCGGGTGGTCGCTGCAGCTCACCTGCACCGTCGACGACCTCGTGGTCGGTGACGACGACGCCCCGCTCCTGCACCGGCGGGGGCGCTACCGCACCGAACCCTCCGGCTGA
- a CDS encoding class II 3-deoxy-7-phosphoheptulonate synthase yields the protein MSSTLPDLARLHALRPAQQPSYPDRGAVDATVERLRAARPLVFAAECDELTDKLAAVTRGEAFLLQGGDCAETFAGVTADNTRNKLRVLLQMAVVLTYAASVPVVKLGRLAGQYAKPRSSDDETRQVDGRPVTLPAYRGDAVNGYDFTPESRIPDPRRLLEVHRTSAATLSMIRAFVDGGYADLRKVHTWNTDFVADSVAGQRYEAMAHEIDRAMAFMEAIGADPDEFHRVDFHISHEALVLEYEHAMTRIDSRTRAPYDLSGHFVWIGERTRQLDGAHVELLSHVRNPIGVKLGPTTSADDAIALASRLNPDNTQGRLTFITRFGAGRIRDGLPQVVEKVTAAGLEVAWVCDPMHGNTFEASSGYKTRRFEDVIEEVQGFFDVHHELGTWPGGVHVELTGDDVTECVGGGEELLEADLGDRYESVCDPRLNRVQSLELAFLVAEMLRRA from the coding sequence GTGAGCAGCACCCTTCCCGACCTCGCACGCCTGCACGCCCTCCGGCCCGCCCAGCAGCCGTCGTACCCCGACCGCGGCGCGGTCGACGCCACCGTCGAGCGGCTGCGCGCGGCCCGCCCGCTCGTGTTCGCCGCGGAGTGCGACGAGCTCACCGACAAGCTCGCCGCCGTGACCCGCGGCGAGGCGTTCCTGCTGCAGGGCGGTGACTGCGCCGAGACCTTCGCCGGCGTCACCGCCGACAACACCCGCAACAAGCTGCGCGTGCTGCTCCAGATGGCCGTCGTCCTCACCTACGCCGCGTCCGTGCCGGTCGTGAAGCTCGGCCGGCTCGCCGGGCAGTACGCCAAGCCGCGCAGCTCCGACGACGAGACCCGCCAGGTCGACGGCCGGCCGGTCACCCTGCCGGCGTACCGCGGCGACGCCGTCAACGGCTACGACTTCACGCCCGAGTCGCGCATCCCCGACCCGCGCCGGCTGCTCGAGGTGCACCGCACCTCCGCGGCCACGCTGAGCATGATCCGGGCCTTCGTCGACGGCGGCTACGCCGACCTGCGCAAGGTGCACACCTGGAACACCGACTTCGTCGCCGACTCCGTCGCCGGCCAGCGCTACGAGGCGATGGCTCACGAGATCGACCGGGCGATGGCGTTCATGGAGGCCATCGGCGCCGACCCCGACGAGTTTCACCGCGTCGACTTCCACATCTCCCACGAGGCGCTCGTGCTCGAGTACGAGCACGCGATGACCCGGATCGACTCGCGCACCCGGGCGCCGTACGACCTCTCGGGCCACTTCGTCTGGATCGGCGAGCGCACCCGCCAGCTCGACGGCGCGCACGTCGAGCTGCTCAGCCACGTGCGCAACCCGATCGGCGTCAAGCTCGGCCCCACCACGAGCGCCGACGACGCCATCGCGCTCGCCTCGCGCCTCAACCCCGACAACACCCAGGGCCGGCTCACCTTCATCACCCGCTTCGGCGCCGGCAGGATCCGCGACGGGCTGCCGCAGGTCGTGGAGAAGGTCACCGCCGCCGGGCTCGAGGTCGCGTGGGTGTGCGACCCGATGCACGGCAACACCTTCGAGGCCAGCTCGGGCTACAAGACCCGGCGCTTCGAGGACGTGATCGAGGAGGTCCAGGGCTTCTTCGACGTCCACCACGAGCTCGGCACCTGGCCCGGCGGCGTCCACGTCGAGCTGACCGGCGACGACGTCACCGAGTGCGTCGGCGGCGGCGAGGAGCTCCTCGAGGCCGACCTCGGCGACCGCTACGAGTCCGTCTGCGACCCGCGCCTCAACCGGGTGCAGTCCCTCGAGCTGGCCTTCCTCGTCGCGGAGATGCTCCGCCGCGCCTGA
- a CDS encoding DUF1028 domain-containing protein: MTFSIVARSDDGDSWGVAVASKFLAVGSVVPAAVAQVGALATQAHANVAYKGLALSHLDEGATAPIALDRLLEEDDGRDHRQVGIVDVDGGAASHTGSACIDWAGGVTGAGFAIQGNCLAGEEVVEAMRATWEAGAGTPFDRRLLEALAAGDAAGGDKRGRQSAALLVVRDEAGYDGGDDIAVDLRVDDHATPVDELARLLDLNEIYLVASTEEEKVPVDEALRGELEAFARDQGHPDFTTWVGTENYEMRVDAGLAWVDQRVLAIVRAVGSLS, from the coding sequence ATGACGTTCTCGATCGTGGCCCGCTCCGACGACGGCGACTCGTGGGGCGTCGCGGTGGCCTCCAAGTTCCTGGCGGTCGGGTCGGTCGTGCCGGCCGCCGTCGCCCAGGTCGGCGCCCTCGCGACCCAGGCCCACGCCAACGTCGCCTACAAGGGGCTGGCCCTGTCCCACCTCGACGAGGGCGCCACCGCGCCGATCGCGCTCGACCGCCTCCTCGAGGAGGACGACGGGCGCGACCACCGCCAGGTCGGGATCGTCGACGTCGACGGCGGTGCCGCCTCCCACACCGGGTCGGCCTGCATCGACTGGGCCGGCGGCGTGACCGGCGCCGGCTTCGCGATCCAGGGCAACTGCCTGGCCGGCGAGGAGGTCGTCGAGGCGATGCGGGCCACCTGGGAGGCCGGCGCCGGGACGCCGTTCGACCGCCGGCTGCTCGAGGCGCTGGCCGCGGGCGACGCCGCCGGCGGCGACAAGCGCGGGCGGCAGTCGGCCGCGCTCCTCGTCGTGCGCGACGAGGCCGGCTACGACGGCGGCGACGACATCGCGGTCGACCTGCGCGTCGACGACCACGCCACCCCGGTCGACGAGCTCGCCCGGCTGCTCGACCTCAACGAGATCTACCTCGTCGCCTCCACCGAGGAGGAGAAGGTGCCGGTCGACGAGGCGCTGCGCGGGGAGCTGGAGGCGTTCGCCCGCGACCAGGGCCACCCCGACTTCACGACCTGGGTCGGCACCGAGAACTACGAGATGCGCGTCGACGCCGGGCTCGCCTGGGTCGACCAGCGGGTGCTCGCCATCGTCCGCGCGGTGGGGTCGCTGTCCTGA
- a CDS encoding MFS transporter translates to MSTPVSTNLGTTTGADPRRWAGLAVLAASLLVVVMDMTILNVALPELTADLRPDAVAQLWIVDVYALVLAGLLVPVSALGDRWGRRRMLLAGFTVFGAASLLVLVADSAGEVIAVRALLGVGGAMIMPTTLSLIRTLFPDARERATALGIWGAMAAVGGAIGPIVGGALLEAFSWHAAFLFNVPVMVVAVVAGVLLLPESRSERPGRLDAAGVVASFGGMASFVYGVKHLGKEGLDPTTLATLGLGAALLTGFVLRCLRQDDPMLEVRLFRHRPFTAGVLAALTSSIAMVALLLLGSQWLQLVHGWSPLQTGAALLPMAVGGIVGSPLAPSLAERVGVRTVVAGGLAVAGVGLLLLFVLPQPLGYPSVAAALTLVGIGTASLAVGSAMIMGSAPADQAGSAAAIEESSFEIGGVLGVAVLGSLAAWTYRDGLPADATDLARESLAGALGTPAASAAVESFEHSFAVFGLAAGALLIAVSALIWWLTPADLDLADVEH, encoded by the coding sequence ATGAGCACCCCCGTGAGCACCAACCTCGGCACCACGACCGGGGCCGACCCGCGCCGCTGGGCCGGGCTCGCGGTCCTGGCCGCCAGCCTCCTGGTCGTCGTGATGGACATGACGATCCTCAACGTCGCCCTGCCCGAGCTGACCGCCGACCTGCGCCCCGACGCCGTCGCCCAGCTGTGGATCGTCGACGTCTACGCGCTCGTCCTGGCCGGACTGCTGGTACCGGTCTCCGCGCTCGGCGACCGGTGGGGACGCCGCCGGATGCTGCTGGCCGGCTTCACGGTCTTCGGCGCCGCCTCGCTGCTCGTGCTGGTCGCCGACTCCGCCGGCGAGGTCATCGCCGTCCGGGCGCTGCTCGGCGTCGGCGGCGCGATGATCATGCCGACCACGCTGTCGCTCATCCGCACGCTCTTCCCCGACGCCCGCGAGCGGGCCACCGCGCTGGGCATCTGGGGTGCGATGGCCGCCGTCGGCGGCGCGATCGGGCCGATCGTCGGCGGTGCGCTCCTGGAGGCGTTCAGCTGGCACGCGGCGTTCCTGTTCAACGTGCCCGTCATGGTCGTGGCCGTCGTGGCCGGCGTGCTCCTGCTGCCCGAGAGCCGGTCGGAGCGGCCGGGCCGTCTCGACGCCGCGGGCGTCGTGGCGTCCTTCGGCGGCATGGCGTCGTTCGTCTACGGCGTCAAGCACCTCGGCAAGGAGGGGCTCGACCCGACGACCCTGGCCACCCTGGGCCTCGGCGCGGCGCTGCTGACCGGGTTCGTGCTGCGGTGCCTGCGCCAGGACGACCCGATGCTCGAGGTCCGGCTGTTCCGGCACCGGCCGTTCACCGCCGGCGTCCTCGCTGCGCTGACCAGCAGCATCGCGATGGTCGCGCTGCTGCTCCTGGGCTCGCAGTGGCTGCAGCTGGTGCACGGCTGGTCACCGCTGCAGACCGGGGCCGCCCTGCTGCCGATGGCCGTCGGCGGCATCGTCGGCTCGCCGCTGGCGCCGTCGCTGGCCGAGCGGGTCGGCGTGCGGACCGTCGTCGCCGGCGGGCTGGCCGTTGCCGGCGTCGGCCTGCTGCTGCTGTTCGTGCTCCCGCAGCCGCTGGGCTACCCCTCGGTCGCGGCCGCCCTCACCCTGGTCGGCATCGGCACGGCGTCCCTCGCGGTCGGCTCCGCGATGATCATGGGCTCCGCCCCGGCCGACCAGGCCGGCAGCGCCGCGGCGATCGAGGAGTCCTCCTTCGAGATCGGCGGCGTGCTCGGGGTCGCCGTCCTCGGCAGCCTCGCCGCCTGGACCTACCGCGACGGGCTCCCCGCCGACGCCACCGACCTGGCCCGCGAGTCCCTCGCCGGCGCCCTGGGCACCCCCGCCGCCAGCGCCGCGGTCGAGTCGTTCGAGCACTCCTTCGCCGTCTTCGGCCTGGCCGCCGGCGCCCTCCTGATCGCGGTCTCGGCGCTCATCTGGTGGCTCACCCCCGCCGACCTCGACCTGGCCGACGTCGAGCACTGA
- a CDS encoding response regulator — MVVDDHPMWRDAVERDLQAAGLQVVAVAADGTQALARFAAARPQVVVLDLQIPAPNGVEVTQQVLQQDPSARVLILSASGEQDDVLEAVKAGATGYLVKSASREELLDAVRRVARGDSVFTPGLAGLVLGEFRRLSEPAGDPSITGNPELTERETEVLKMVAKGMSYKQIAERLVLSHRTVQNHVQNTLRKLQMHNRVELTRYAIERGLDED, encoded by the coding sequence ATGGTCGTCGACGACCACCCGATGTGGCGCGACGCCGTCGAGCGGGACCTCCAGGCCGCGGGCCTGCAGGTGGTGGCGGTGGCCGCCGACGGCACGCAGGCGCTGGCGCGCTTCGCCGCGGCGCGGCCGCAGGTCGTCGTCCTCGACCTCCAGATCCCGGCGCCGAACGGCGTCGAGGTCACCCAGCAGGTGCTCCAGCAGGACCCGAGCGCACGGGTGCTGATCCTCTCGGCCTCCGGCGAGCAGGACGACGTCCTGGAGGCGGTCAAGGCCGGCGCCACCGGCTACCTGGTGAAGTCGGCCTCCCGCGAGGAGCTCCTCGACGCCGTGCGGCGCGTGGCGCGCGGCGACTCGGTCTTCACCCCCGGCCTGGCCGGGCTGGTGCTGGGCGAGTTCCGACGCCTCTCCGAGCCCGCCGGCGACCCGTCGATCACCGGCAACCCGGAGCTGACCGAGCGCGAGACCGAGGTGCTCAAGATGGTCGCCAAGGGGATGTCGTACAAGCAGATCGCCGAGCGCCTGGTGCTGTCGCACCGCACCGTCCAGAACCACGTGCAGAACACCCTGCGCAAGCTGCAGATGCACAACCGGGTCGAGCTGACCCGCTACGCCATCGAGCGCGGGCTCGACGAGGACTGA
- a CDS encoding TetR/AcrR family transcriptional regulator: protein MTTRDDVLAAAQRHLNVDARASMADLAGAAGISRATLHRHFASREELLHELGTRSIDRWEASLDAADARGAAASEDAVRIRACLDDLVARYLADSDDFGFALTDTYLLSAADLVERSDALVEREVALCAAAQAAGVLRADLPARWISHALYGLLVAARDALRVGDLPRRDLDALVLSTFLTGAQR, encoded by the coding sequence ATGACCACCCGCGACGACGTCCTGGCCGCCGCCCAGCGCCACCTCAACGTCGATGCCCGGGCCTCGATGGCCGACCTGGCCGGTGCCGCCGGCATCAGCCGGGCCACGCTGCACCGCCACTTCGCCTCCCGCGAGGAGCTCCTGCACGAGCTCGGCACCCGCTCGATCGACCGCTGGGAGGCCAGCCTCGACGCCGCCGACGCACGCGGCGCGGCCGCCTCCGAGGACGCCGTCCGGATCCGGGCCTGCCTCGACGACCTCGTCGCCCGCTACCTCGCCGACTCCGACGACTTCGGCTTCGCCCTCACCGACACCTACCTCCTCTCCGCCGCCGACCTCGTCGAGCGCAGCGACGCCCTCGTCGAGCGCGAGGTCGCGCTGTGCGCCGCGGCCCAGGCGGCCGGCGTCCTGCGTGCGGACCTGCCGGCGCGGTGGATCTCCCACGCCCTCTACGGGCTCCTCGTCGCCGCGCGCGACGCCCTCCGCGTCGGCGATCTGCCCCGACGCGACCTCGACGCCCTCGTCCTCTCCACCTTCCTGACCGGAGCCCAGCGATGA
- a CDS encoding APC family permease produces the protein MSTDQSKADDGPRPGADGTGGGTDAGTDGGEPTELKRVMGPKLLLLFIVGDIIGAGIFAITGDVAAQVGGVAWLPFLVAFAVAALTAMSYLELVSKHAQAAGAALFVHKAFGVHFVTFIVAFAVVCSGITSASTSSGLVAENLLIGLEKIFDGMPTGRGATLVTALVFIAVLALINLRGVGESVKFNVVLTLVVIAALVVIIGIGAWAMVNGNGDAGRVVVFESNTDRSLFAAVTVGTTIAFFAMVGFEDSINMVEEVREPDKIFPRVMLTGLGICALLYVLVAVAVVVVIPPDDVLEPVNKDAGILLDVVRIGAPGLPIDDIFPFLTVFAVANTALINMLMASRLLYGMAKQDVLPRPLARVLPGRRSPWIAILFTTAMAFGLITYVRSDPESDVVGSLAGTTGLLLLGVFSVVHVSCLVLRRRGGEGSFRAPVWTPWVGAVVCAFLVGPWARDREDWIQYRIGGALLAIGVVLWAITWMVNRGARGQKTGFRDVESLED, from the coding sequence ATGTCCACCGACCAGAGCAAGGCCGACGACGGCCCACGACCCGGCGCCGACGGCACCGGCGGGGGCACCGATGCGGGCACCGACGGGGGAGAGCCCACCGAGCTGAAGCGGGTGATGGGGCCCAAGCTGCTCCTGCTGTTCATCGTCGGCGACATCATCGGCGCGGGGATCTTCGCCATCACCGGCGACGTCGCCGCGCAGGTCGGCGGGGTCGCCTGGCTGCCGTTCCTGGTCGCGTTCGCCGTGGCCGCCCTCACCGCGATGTCCTACCTCGAGCTCGTCAGCAAGCACGCCCAGGCCGCCGGTGCCGCGCTCTTCGTGCACAAGGCCTTCGGGGTCCACTTCGTGACCTTCATCGTGGCCTTCGCGGTGGTCTGCTCCGGCATCACCAGCGCCTCGACGTCGTCGGGGCTGGTGGCCGAGAACCTGCTCATCGGGCTGGAGAAGATCTTCGACGGCATGCCGACCGGTCGTGGCGCGACGCTGGTCACGGCGCTGGTCTTCATCGCCGTGCTGGCCCTGATCAACCTGCGCGGCGTCGGCGAGAGCGTGAAGTTCAACGTCGTGCTGACGCTCGTCGTCATCGCCGCGCTCGTCGTCATCATCGGGATCGGCGCGTGGGCGATGGTCAACGGCAACGGTGACGCGGGCCGGGTGGTGGTCTTCGAGTCGAACACCGACCGCTCGCTGTTCGCCGCCGTCACCGTCGGCACCACGATCGCGTTCTTCGCCATGGTGGGCTTCGAGGACTCCATCAACATGGTCGAGGAGGTGCGCGAGCCCGACAAGATCTTCCCGCGGGTCATGCTCACCGGCCTCGGCATCTGCGCCCTGCTCTACGTGCTCGTGGCCGTGGCGGTGGTCGTGGTGATCCCGCCCGACGACGTCCTCGAGCCGGTCAACAAGGACGCCGGCATCCTGCTCGACGTCGTGCGCATCGGCGCCCCCGGGCTGCCGATCGACGACATCTTCCCGTTCCTGACGGTCTTCGCCGTCGCCAACACCGCGCTCATCAACATGCTGATGGCCAGCCGGCTCCTCTACGGCATGGCGAAGCAGGACGTGCTGCCGCGGCCGCTGGCGCGGGTCCTGCCCGGACGCCGCTCCCCGTGGATCGCGATCCTCTTCACCACCGCGATGGCCTTCGGCCTCATCACCTACGTGCGCAGCGACCCGGAGAGCGACGTCGTCGGCTCGCTGGCCGGCACCACCGGCCTGCTGCTCCTCGGCGTGTTCAGCGTCGTCCACGTCTCGTGCCTGGTGCTGCGCCGCAGGGGCGGCGAGGGCTCCTTCCGGGCGCCGGTCTGGACGCCGTGGGTCGGGGCGGTCGTGTGCGCGTTCCTCGTCGGCCCGTGGGCCCGCGACCGCGAGGACTGGATCCAGTACCGCATCGGCGGCGCGCTCCTGGCCATCGGCGTCGTGCTGTGGGCGATCACCTGGATGGTCAACCGCGGCGCCCGGGGCCAGAAGACCGGCTTCCGCGACGTCGAGTCGCTCGAGGACTGA